A genome region from Brassica oleracea var. oleracea cultivar TO1000 chromosome C2, BOL, whole genome shotgun sequence includes the following:
- the LOC106323273 gene encoding uncharacterized protein LOC106323273 gives MPLIVKFNGDSYGATFQKCVPPPMLARILWVLTDDLNQILSADEHYSIVPYDLPLKGMEELRSFLEFNNLSDVSSKGTFYTWSNERLEHPILRKLDRVLVNQSWLSKSPESVAIFDPLGDSNHSSALISLSPEATSGRKGFKYLSFVSTHVYFFPFLRETWSNQNMVGSQMFMFGQNMGRPKECCRRVNREGFSNIQQRTKDALTELENIQRSMLTQPDESLIRAEHEARESWSFFASAQENFFKLKSRIRWLSEGDANTWFSIKLS, from the coding sequence ATGCCTCTAATTGTGAAGTTCAATGGAGACAGTTATGGAGCGACCTTTCAGAAGTGTGTTCCTCCTCCTATGTTAGCTCGTATCCTCTGGGTGCTTACAGATGATCTCAACCAGATTCTGTCAGCTGATGAGCATTACTCGATTGTGCCATACGATCTTCCTCTGAAGGGTATGGAAGAGCTGAGGTCTTTTCTCGAGTTTAATAACCTCTCGGATGTCAGCAGTAAAGGTACCTTTTATACTTGGTCGAACGAGAGACTAGAGCATCCCATTTTACGGAAGTTGGATAGGGTGCTGGTGAATCAATCTTGGCTGAGCAAGTCTCCAGAATCAGTTGCAATATTTGATCCTCTAGGTGACTCTAACCACTCTTCGGCCTTGATCTCATTGTCCCCAGAGGCTACCTCAGGCAGAAAAGGCTTTAAATATTTATCCTTTGTGTCTACTCATGTGTACTTCTTTCCATTCCTAAGAGAGACTTGGAGCAATCAGAATATGGTGGGTTCTCAGATGTTTATGTTTGGACAAAATATGGGAAGGCCAAAAGAATGTTGCAGGCGGGTTAACAGAGAAGGTTTTAGCAATATTCAACAAAGAACCAAGGATGCGCTTACAGAGTTAGAAAATATTCAGAGATCCATGCTCACGCAGCCGGATGAGAGTTTGATCAGAGCAGAACATGAGGCTAGGGAATCGTGGTCATTCTTTGCTTCAGCTCAAGAAAATTTCTTCAAACTCAAGTCTCGAATCAGATGGTTAAGTGAAGGTGATGCTAATACTTGGTTTTCCATAAAGTTGTCATAG
- the LOC106323274 gene encoding uncharacterized protein At3g43530-like, whose product MKTQIMLNRHDPKAKEDGSISVGGEDMSMAMVTLSGEAIDKSVAPGTDQSPRDEESREVDGREKEKEAGDEGENKAKEGDEEMEPRKNDEEADERAIQLVRHTKSHAESFVDDEEEGMRPLKLHFPSSQYQKSIKLSGKCYIDNAIRNIQTILKEKEVKWFIEHPQFQHFFHIKNRKQKWMGMWVLVLRSACVAKKHELWFAVNGVPIRYSLRELELISELYCHEYPPNHERLGGTTFMNKYFEGKRVTYADLEMQMLAMKSKPSEDRKKMAAMYFLASILVGGRKSGEGASPVDSFFMTVVDDLDACETFPWGRYAFEHNLKDVSTFLEKCDGVAPTIWVFTSFPILLELLAFEAIPSLRNHFRENVSGARSGCPRMCKMQYKRKSGTREFSLNAVNDKIGNSTKDIESILVATAAEKKLLETIWMDKESCWADDDDDAAVDRWTKIKRKGKKQVFFEEQFGIDFEARTSRNEGQAHAESGQAHADSVEATGATPESAFQAMEGRLMNAVREAMKEMNEKVTSLSHKLALLEEEVKSLRLSDKPADQDAPQKQADQDAPQKQTDQDDSSEDDESGEDDGSDNKESEEEDGSDSKDGGFIEDVTNENQGGDGDMDDTDAEMYAHAAEFERSLEMKKKRPREDDGNEAVRAKSRFSPVGTRSKKAAEKTAAEKAPGKKAPGKKTPDKKAAGKKAAEEDAAQKKQKTE is encoded by the exons ATGAAAACCCAAATCATGTTGAATCGACATGATCCGAAGGCAAAAGAAGACGGCTCGATTAGTGTAGGAGGAGAGGACATGTCTATGGCTATGGTTACATTATCCGGAGAAGCCATCGACAAATCTGTCGCCCCGGGAACCGACCAAAGTCCCCGAGATGAGGAATCAAGAGAAGTAGACGGAAGAGAAAAAGAGAAGGAAGCCGGAGACGAAGGAGAGAATAAGGCCAAAGAAGGGGATGAGGAAATGGAGCCCCGAAAAAACGACGAAGAAGCTGATGAAAGGGCGATCCAATTGGTACGACATACTAAGTCGCATGCAGAGTCG TTTGTTGATGACGAAGAAGAAGGAATGCGACCGCTGAAGTTGCACTTTCCTTCAAGCCAGTATCAAAAGTCTATAAAGCTTTCAGGAAAATGTTACATTGACAATGCGATAAGAAATATACAAACGATCCTGAAAGAGAAGGAGGTGAAATGGTTCATAGAGCACCCACAATTCCAACATTTCTTCCATATTAAAAACCGAAAGCAGAAGTGGATGGGAATGTGGGTTCTCGTTTTGCGATCAGCTTGTGTTGCGAAGAAGCATGAGTTATGGTTTGCTGTTAATGGCGTCCCAATCCGATACTCTCTCAGAGAATTAGAACTCATTTCTGAACTATACTGCCATGAGTATCCCCCCAACCATGAGAGGTTGGGTGGTACAACATTCATGAACAAGTATTTTGAAGGGAAAAGGGTAACATACGCTGACCTGGAGATGCAGATGTTGGCAATGAAATCAAAGCCATCTGAGGATCGTAAGAAGATGGCTGCTATGTACTTCTTAGCCAGCATCCTCGTCGGAGGCCGAAAGAGTGGTGAGGGAGCATCACCTGTGGACAGTTTCTTCATGACTGTTGTTGATGACCTAGATGCGTGTGAAACGTTCCCTTGGGGACGGTATGCATTCGAACATAACTTGAAAGATGTCTCTACCTTCTTGGAGAAATGTGATGGGGTTGCACCGACGATTTGGGTTTTTACAAGCTTTCCTATCCTTTTGGAG TTGTTGGCCTTTGAGGCAATTCCAAGCTTGAGGAACCATTTCCGAGAAAATGTGAGTGGTGCACGCAGTGGTTGCCCGCGGATGTGCAAGATGCAGTACAAACGCAAAAGTGGAACCAGGGAATTCAGTCTGAATGCTGTGAATGATAAAATTGGTAATAGTACAAAG GATATTGAGAGTATCTTGGTAGCAACAGCAGCTGAGAAGAAACTTCTGGAAACCATATGGATGGACAAGGAAAGTTGTTGGGCCGATGACGACGATGATGCAGCAGTTGATCGTTGGACGAAGATAAAACGGAAAGGGAAGAAACAAGTTTTCTTTGAAGAACAGTTCGGCATTGATTTTGAGGCTCGTACATCTCGTAATGAAGGTCAGGCTCATGCAGAATCTGGTCAGGCTCATGCAGATTCGGTAGAGGCTACTGGAGCTACTCCTGAATCTGCTTTTCAAGCGATGGAAGGTCGGCTTATGAATGCAGTCCGAGAGGCTATGAAGGAAATGAACGAAAAAGTCACTTCATTGTCGCATAAGCTAGCTCTTTTAGAAGAGGAGGTGAAAAGTCTTAGGTTGAGTGACAAGCCGGCAGACCAAGATGCCCCTCAGAAGCAGGCGGACCAAGATGCCCCTCAAAAGCAGACTGACCAAGATGATAGTAGTGAGGATGATGAGTCGGGGGAAGACGATGGTAGTGACAATAAAGAGTCGGAAGAAGAGGATGGTAGTGACAGTAAAGATGGTGGTTTCATCGAGGATGTTACAAATGAAAATCAGGGGGGCGATGGTGACATGGATGACACTGATGCAGAGATGTATGCACATGCAGCGGAGTTCGAGAGAAGTTTAGAGATGAAAAAGAAGAGGCCAAGAGAGGATGATGGAAATGAAGCAGTTCGTGCGAAAAGTAGGTTTAGTCCCGTTGGTACAAGAAGTAAGAAGGCAGCTGAGAAGACAGCAGCTGAGAAGGCACCAGGTAAGAAGGCACCAGGTAAGAAGACACCAGATAAAAAGGCAGCAGGTAAGAAGGCAGCTGAGGAGGACGCAGCCCAGAAGAAGCAGAAGACGGAGTGA